The Cloacibacillus sp. genome window below encodes:
- a CDS encoding TRAP transporter small permease: protein MLRKIFSNLEEYLLVYSLMFSVALVFGQVVMRYLFSSSLYWSEEMARYLFLWQIWLGASYATKEHRHLRIEVVKDILKTEKSKKIFELFALSIWLAFSIFLAFKGFELVKMLLLRRQVSPAMRFPMAYAYLSVPVGCSLMSIRLIDNMLHLIHSNNNSGSNMGV, encoded by the coding sequence ATGTTAAGAAAAATATTTTCTAATTTAGAAGAATATTTGTTGGTTTATAGCCTAATGTTTTCCGTAGCCTTGGTTTTTGGGCAGGTTGTTATGCGATATCTTTTTTCCAGCTCTCTTTATTGGAGTGAAGAAATGGCTCGCTATCTATTTTTATGGCAAATATGGCTTGGAGCAAGCTATGCGACAAAAGAACATCGTCATTTGCGGATAGAGGTGGTAAAAGATATATTAAAAACAGAGAAATCAAAGAAAATATTCGAGCTATTCGCGCTGTCTATCTGGCTGGCATTCAGTATATTTTTAGCTTTTAAGGGTTTTGAACTTGTAAAAATGCTTCTTTTACGTAGGCAAGTCTCTCCTGCGATGCGTTTTCCTATGGCATATGCTTACCTCTCAGTTCCTGTTGGGTGCAGTTTGATGTCGATAAGGCTCATTGATAATATGCTCCACTTAATACATTCCAATAACAATAGTGGCAGTAATATGGGGGTGTAA
- a CDS encoding DctP family TRAP transporter solute-binding subunit, which yields MLKKMGTVLIGSFLLLIFASSCFAADKYIVKIASVVPETQSQHIALRDFFKKYVEEKSGGRMVVEIYPNGQLGGERQAIESVQLGTIHMTVTALAVLSGFEPRFQVFDLPFLFKDKPSAYKALDGELGDKLNQLLPSLGIINLAFVENGFRHITNNRAPIHKPADLKGLKIRTMENPIHMASFRALGANPTPMSFGELYTALQQKTVDAQENPIPLIYTTKFYEVQKYATLTGHVYAATTFLCNDTWFNNLPKDLQKIVKDGAVLFRDEQRKLTEAQDKEMLALLKQSGMQINELTQAEKDDFIKATAPVYEEFSKSVPGGKDFIELARKNSH from the coding sequence ATGTTGAAAAAGATGGGAACCGTTTTGATAGGCAGTTTTTTATTATTAATTTTTGCAAGTTCATGTTTTGCGGCTGATAAATACATTGTTAAGATTGCGTCTGTTGTTCCTGAAACACAGTCACAGCATATTGCCCTTAGAGATTTTTTTAAAAAATATGTGGAGGAAAAATCTGGGGGACGTATGGTGGTGGAAATATACCCTAACGGGCAATTAGGCGGAGAACGCCAAGCAATTGAAAGCGTCCAGTTGGGAACTATACATATGACAGTTACGGCGCTTGCCGTTTTGTCCGGCTTTGAACCAAGATTCCAAGTTTTTGACTTACCCTTCTTATTTAAAGATAAACCCTCGGCTTATAAGGCGCTGGATGGCGAATTAGGTGACAAGCTGAACCAACTCCTTCCTAGTTTAGGGATAATAAATCTAGCGTTTGTGGAGAACGGCTTCCGCCATATAACAAACAACAGGGCGCCCATTCATAAACCGGCGGATTTGAAGGGACTTAAAATCAGGACAATGGAAAACCCAATACATATGGCATCATTTAGAGCGTTGGGAGCAAATCCGACCCCGATGAGCTTTGGAGAACTATATACCGCTTTACAGCAAAAAACGGTAGACGCTCAGGAAAATCCTATCCCGTTAATATATACGACGAAGTTTTATGAAGTCCAAAAATATGCTACGCTTACAGGTCATGTTTATGCGGCCACAACATTCCTTTGTAATGATACGTGGTTTAATAATTTGCCTAAAGATTTACAGAAAATAGTGAAAGATGGGGCGGTTCTATTTAGAGACGAGCAGAGAAAATTAACGGAAGCTCAGGATAAAGAGATGTTGGCGCTTTTAAAACAATCAGGGATGCAAATCAATGAGCTGACACAAGCAGAAAAAGATGATTTTATTAAGGCCACTGCCCCTGTTTATGAAGAATTTTCAAAGAGCGTTCCAGGCGGCAAAGACTTTATAGAGCTGGCAAGAAAAAACAGTCATTAG